The nucleotide window TATGAGCCGGCACATATTGATCGAAGGTCTTTTTTTCAACAATTCCGCGTTCTATTTTCACAAACCAGGGCATAGTAATTAATCCAATTTTAATGATTCAAAATAGATTTTAGGTTTTGACCCTTCACGGCAACATCTATACTTTTTTATTTTCTCATATTTTGTAGTTTTGGGAGACTCTTTCTTGGAAAAATCACGCTATAATGTAAAGTTATGTTATCAATTGAAGATGAAACCAGAAAAACAGTTATTTTTTATTGCTTTGTTGCCCCCTGAAGAAGTACAACAGGCAGCTAATGAGATTAAACATCACTTTGCCGAAGTGTATAACAGTCGGGCGGCGTTGAAATCTCCTCCTCATATTACGTTACAACCGCCCTTTGAGTGGCAATTGGAGAATTTATCGATCCTTAGCCAACATTTAGCAGAATTTGTCCAAAATCATGCCTCTATTCCCATGATTCTAGATGGTTTTGCTGCTTTTAAGCCTCGCGTTATTTATATTAACGTGCTAAAAACGCCCGAATTGCTGACAATCCAAAAAAATTTAATGAATTCTTTAGAATCCTCTTTAGAAATTATTCATATTCCCTCAAAAAATCGTCCCTTTTCTCCCCATTTAACGGTTGCTTACAAAGATTTAACCAAAGCTAACTTTTACCAAGCTTGGCCAGAATTTGCTGCTCGTCCTTTACGGTTTGAATTTATTATTCCCAAGTTAACTTTACTGATTCATCAAGGAAAAAAATGGGAAATTTATCAAGAATTTTTATTCATGGATAATTGATCATTAAATTCTTTTATTTCCTCTGTCTAACGAAGTATATTGTTTAAATAAAATCTTCTTTCTTAATAATGATTACAGTCCGCCTATTTTAATCCT belongs to Gloeothece citriformis PCC 7424 and includes:
- a CDS encoding 2'-5' RNA ligase family protein, whose amino-acid sequence is MKPEKQLFFIALLPPEEVQQAANEIKHHFAEVYNSRAALKSPPHITLQPPFEWQLENLSILSQHLAEFVQNHASIPMILDGFAAFKPRVIYINVLKTPELLTIQKNLMNSLESSLEIIHIPSKNRPFSPHLTVAYKDLTKANFYQAWPEFAARPLRFEFIIPKLTLLIHQGKKWEIYQEFLFMDN